CAAGGGAAGCCGTGGATTTTTCGCGAAATCCACCATTACTTAACAACTGGTGAACACCTCGCTGCACCATCGATTGATGAGGTTAGCGAAATAATGCTAGGGCATGTTCAAGAACTCCACCAGTTCTACGGTGAATACCTAGGACTGCGCATTGCACGTAAACACGTGTCTTGGTACTTGAAAGAGCATGCACCTGCAGGTGATTTCCGCCAGACCTTCAACGCAATCGAGGATGCTCAACAGCAACTTGATGCGCTGCAAGGCTACTTCGAAAACGTTGCATAAATACTAGAAGAGCTTACAGAATTATGTTCGAACAAAATCTGACTTCCGAAGCGTTAACAGTAACAACTGTAACTTCACAAGACCAAATCACACAGAAACCTCTACGTGATTCAGTGAAGGCATCCCTTAAAAACTACCTTGCTCAATTAAATGGTCAGGAAGTCGACGATCTGTACGAGCTTGTGCTTGCAGAAGTTGAACAACCACTACTAGATACAATCATGCAGTACACTCGCGGTAACCAAACTCGCGCAGCAACCATGATGGGTATCAACCGTGGTACGCTACGTAAGAAGCTAAAGAAATATGGCATGAACTAAGACTTTACCGTCTTTGTTTGTGATAAAAAAGCCATCCCTGTTTATGCAGGCATGGCTTTTTTATTATCTTAACGTTAGGTGTTTTAATGCAGTTTAAAGCGCTGAATCGTTACCATCAGATCTTCTGAGATTTGATTTAGTTCCTCGCTTGATGATGATAACTGGCTCGACTCTGAAGAGAGCGATATCGAGCTGTCGTTCAAGCTCGCGACATTTTGATTAATGCAATTTACAGTTAATGACTGTTGCTCTGTCGCCGCTGAGATCTGCTCGTTCATTCCCTGAATGGCATGGACCTCTTCCACAATCATATTCAATGCTTCACCAGCAGATGCCGAAATTGTTGAGGCATTTTGCGCTTTCTCTGCCCCTTTATTCATCACACCTACTGCTTTCTCTGCCCCTTCTTGCAGCTTTTCAATAATGGTTTGGATTTCAACAGTAGACTCCTGTGTACGCTGTGACAGCGTTCTTACCTCATCAGCAACCACAGCAAAGCCTCTACCTGCTTCGCCAGCACGGGCTGCTTCTATGGCAGCATTTAACGCTAATAAATTGGTTTGTTCGGCAATGCCGCGGATAACCTCTAGTACGGTATCAACATTACGACTATCTGTGGCTAATTGAGTAATCACCTTACTGGCTTCACCAATATCTAGCGCCAGCAATTGTGACTCTTCAATATTGCGCTGGATAATCGCTTTACTAGCTTCGGTTTGTTTTGCCGCTTCAACACTAAAGTCACTGGCATCTACCGTTCTTCCTGCGATTTCTTCAACCGCAGTAAGCATTTCACTCATTGAGCCCACCAGCTGATCGGTATCTTCTTTTTGCTGATTGAGATTGGAATCAACCGACAACACAGATTGGGAAAGGCAACGGGAAGATTGAGTAAGCTGAGAACCAGCATCACTGATGCTATGCATAATGGTCTGTATAGAGCTAACAAAGCGGTTAAAGTGTTTAGCTAACGCGATTAATTCTGGGCTACCTTCTTCTTTTAAGCGTTGGGTTAAATCACCTTCTCCCACAGAAAGATCACGCATCGCAGCTACGGTTTTGTTTATTGGCTGAGTAATACTGCGAATGAAGAACACCATAAACAGTGACAATATCACCAAGATCACGGCAACATTGATAAATGATAACCACTGGGTTTCTTGAATGTCTTTATTTAATGCTTTGATGTTAATCCCTGCGCCAATCATCCAGCCCCAAGGGTGAAAATAATCTGCATAACTGGTTTTTAGAATCAATTGATTGGGATCGGATGAAGACTTCCACATGTAATCAACAAAGCCGCCCCCTTGCTTACCGACGCTATAAAGCTCTTCCACAAAGCGTCGTC
The sequence above is a segment of the Photobacterium leiognathi genome. Coding sequences within it:
- the fis gene encoding DNA-binding transcriptional regulator Fis, whose product is MFEQNLTSEALTVTTVTSQDQITQKPLRDSVKASLKNYLAQLNGQEVDDLYELVLAEVEQPLLDTIMQYTRGNQTRAATMMGINRGTLRKKLKKYGMN
- a CDS encoding methyl-accepting chemotaxis protein, with product MNLSLTHASISAKAWIIWLLFAIGLITISVLNISSTNQHMRANYERGIKQIVEGAVGVVKHYHTLSTNGTLSEEEAQKQALAAINAMRFDGGNYIFGGNREGYQIATRFDEMMGTDILSLEDGNGRRFVEELYSVGKQGGGFVDYMWKSSSDPNQLILKTSYADYFHPWGWMIGAGINIKALNKDIQETQWLSFINVAVILVILSLFMVFFIRSITQPINKTVAAMRDLSVGEGDLTQRLKEEGSPELIALAKHFNRFVSSIQTIMHSISDAGSQLTQSSRCLSQSVLSVDSNLNQQKEDTDQLVGSMSEMLTAVEEIAGRTVDASDFSVEAAKQTEASKAIIQRNIEESQLLALDIGEASKVITQLATDSRNVDTVLEVIRGIAEQTNLLALNAAIEAARAGEAGRGFAVVADEVRTLSQRTQESTVEIQTIIEKLQEGAEKAVGVMNKGAEKAQNASTISASAGEALNMIVEEVHAIQGMNEQISAATEQQSLTVNCINQNVASLNDSSISLSSESSQLSSSSEELNQISEDLMVTIQRFKLH